From Pseudobacteriovorax antillogorgiicola:
GTCTTCCGGTGTGAGGCGGGGTCCGCCAAGAAATGAAAACGTTGAGTCGTCGAGGGCGAATATTTTTAAGCGATCGGTAATTTTTGGTGTTTGTCCTAAGTATTCTCGAACATTAAATAGGATGGGGTCCATAATTCTAGTTTTGACATAGATTTTTAGGGGACTGAAGTGGACGGTTAGAATGAGAATGGTGAGAAGAGTCGATCCACCATGGAAGAAATACCAGGACCGCCCGCTTACAAAGAACGAAGTTTTCTTGCGAATATCCATCTATGCCTCGATTATCTCAATACAGATTATCGTCCCATCCATGGCGAATCTGAGATAGGCATCGAAGGCGATGATTATGCTTTTGAATTCATTAGGGAAAATGTTCTCAGCCGGGCGCTGACCGAGACATTCGAGGGAGGCTCTTAAGCCAAGTAAGAAGATTTGCCAAGTCGGTGACTTGAAACCTAAACTCAGGCTAAAAATCGCTCACAAGATTGACCCACTCTGGGTGATCAATAAACGGATTTCGATTGCCTTGAATTTGGAATAGCCTATGGGCTCTCAACCTCTCTTCATCATCGACCACAAAATTTTTCGACCAGTGACGAAGAGTCTGTTCTTGAGAATAGTCAATTTTAAGATCATAAGTGATCGAAATATAGAACATGGCTCTGGCGACAACGCCCTTGTGAGAATCAGGTGGCTCAAACCCTCGGGAGCACACGCGCCAGTTGTCCCCATCGCCTCCGCAATCGGCAAATGGGAGGCTACCGCGGGTCGAATTTACGGTGCTCATTGTTGGAAACAGGTGCATAAGATCAGCTTTGCTTTCCCAGTATCGACTCCCCCGCTTGAGACCCGATTGAGGAAAGGTATGTTCAGTGTTTGCCAGGGTATGTTTAGGAACTCCCTGATGAGGCACCACCACTGTTTTTAATGAGTAGACGGTGCGCACCATTCGGGAGCCTTGTGACGTTTCAATCACATCGACTTCTTGAAACATAGCTTCCCGTGCCCGGTCATAGCTCATAAACCGAGCATTGAGTCGAGCGTACTCTTGTAAAATACTGCGGCAGTCGCCATAGCTGTGACAGCTCTTGATATCTTCGAACTGATATTCACTTTGATATTGCTGATAGTCTTTTGGAAGAGGGGAAGATTTGGCTAGAGACACGGATGAAAGCGAAGGAAGAAACATTGAGAGCACAAGAAGGGAGCGTAAACAAGGGGGATAAGAAAGCCAAGGAGACGTTTGCGTGAATGGCGTCGTCGCCTTTTTGAACCCCAATCTCATAATTTTGGCAATAGTCATCTCTTCTCCTGTAGTCAGGCATTAGGTGCCCGGTAGAGACGCTGAACCTGATTATCAGCTTATACAAGTCATAAAGATCGCTTCAATTTGCGCGGCGAAGTTAACAGCTCTTAAACTGTAATTCAAGATCTTAGTGGAATGAATTTATCTAATTTCATCTTTTGCCATCGACCTATCTCAGAAGCACCGATCAGTAAGGAACAGTCCTCTTTTCTCCGTTTCTGGATTCGTGATCCTATGTTATAAGTCTGCTGGCTTTGAGAAAAGGGAGTTTGGAACTTGCAATTAGCTGAAAAAATTAGAAAAAAGATCGTTTCGGGGCTTAGCGATTACAGTATGATCCAGCCGGGAGACCGCGTCATGGTTGCTGTTTCAGGCGGGAAAGACTCATCGATATTGTTGATGATGCTCCATGAGATCCAGAAACGCTCGAAGATTCCGTTTGAGATTCATGCTGTTCTTTTGGATCAAAAGCAGCCTGGTTTTAACTGCGAAAGATTCGCCTCTTGGCTAGAAAGCTTGGGTTATCAACTAACAGTTGTTGAGGAAGATACCTACTCGATCGTGACTGATAAAGTTGCTGAGGGTAAAGCCTTCTGTGGTCTTTGCTCTCGATTGCGTCGGGGTATCCTCTACAATTACGCTGCTGAACATGGTTTTAATAAGATTGCACTAGGTCATCATCGAGACGACTTGATCGAAACCGTGTTGCTGAACATGTTTTTCAACGGCCGGATTTCTTCTATGCCGCCAAAGCTAAAGTCAGACGACGGCCGAAACATCGTCATCAGGCCACTCGTTTATGTTCCAGAAAAAATGTTGATTGACTATGCAAAAGAACTGGACTTTCCGATTATTCCTTGTAACCTTTGCGGTTCTCAGGAAAATCTTCAGCGAGCGAAGGTCAAGGGCCTCCTGCGAAAGCTAGAAACAGATAATCCAGACATTGGATCTAGTATGTTGAAATCACTGCAAAATATTAGAGCTTCTCAGTTGATGGATCGTGATCTATGGAGCTTCGATAGCCTTTCCTAGTTTCAAAGTTAGCACTTTTGCAATAAGTGCTGGCCCTTTAAAAGCTATATTTATGCAATCTTTCATAAATATTAATCGATTTTATGAGGGGCATTGTTAGATAATCGTCGTAATCTAAGAGGCTAACCTCTAGCCACTCACACATCTCACTTAGGAAGACGACGATGATCCCTAAATTCATGTTCGCATTCATCGCTTGGAGTGCTGTGTCCAATGCCTATGGTCTCAGCTATCAGAAGGCCTATCAACTTGTTGTCGAGCAAGGGGAGTCTATGACTTTCTCTTCAAGCAACCACGGGGCTTTGTGTGAGCTACTCGCCGTAGAGAAGGTACAAGAACTCTACCCTTATGCTCAAGTTGAATCAGGGATCAAGTACGGACCTAGATTTGGCAACATTAAGGGCGAGCTTGATGTGGTGGTGTTCGAAGGTGGCCAAGCGTCTACTGTGATCGAAGTAAAGTGCTCTAAAAATTATTCCTCAGCTGCAAATAAGGCAAATTCTCAGTTGAATCGATTTAAATCTGTAGCTGGTGACTGTGACTACGACTATTGGTCCGAATGGGAAGATTATAGCTGCGAAGATTTCCAGGCTGCTGGAACGACCTTCACTAAGATGTCCTATGCTGATGCCTATCAGTTCGAAATGAGTTTCGATCTGACTCGATCAGATATCTTACGCTTGATCCAAGACCTCTCGTACTAAAACTTCGATTTTTCAAATCCGCGTTTAATATTATTAATCCAGGGATTGACTTCAAAAAACTGAAGTCGATTGAATACAAACACAATTGGGCCCCGCAGGCCCTATTGGTGCTACAGCTGGTCCAATTTAATATTTCGATGCTTGTCAACCCATTAAAGCACTCCTTCAATCAACTAAGACTATAATCTGACAGCCTATTGCTGCAATTCTTGGTTAATGTTTAAAAATTTTCGCTAGAATTCCGATAACCCAGAGGTTGTCCGCTTAACAAAGGGAGATCGTATGTTTTCATGGGCCTTGAGTGCCGTACTGCTCATTGTCGCTGGCTCTGCCCAAGCGCGTTACAATTGGAAAGCCAATCAATGGGAACAGGTGAAAGTTGAAGACGGTATCTCCGTCTATCGTAAAAGCTTCGAAGACTCAAATGTCAAAGGGGTTGCTGGAGCAGCTTTGATTGATGCGCCAGCCTCAAAGATAGTCTGGGTCCTGATGGATCACGAGCATAAAGACGATTGGGTTGATAAGTTTCGCGACGCCCGGACTATTGAGACTCCTAGCCGATTGACGAGTATCCAATATGCTGCGTTCAGTATGCCGTTTCCCGTTAGCGATCGGGACTTTGTCTATGCTTACGAGTTTCAATACCATAGTAATAGAAATATGATCGAGGTTGATGTGAAGTCGGTCGAGCATAAGTCTGCGCCTGAAGATGATTCGGTTGGTGTTCGAGGTGAAATCATCATGGGCAAGTACCGACTCTACCCCTCTAAAAATGGTAAACAGACCTACGTCGAGGTAGAATATCTAGCAGACCCTAAAGGGTTGTTGCCTTCATGGATTGTGAACATCGTCCAAAAGAACTGGCCCTATAAAACCATTAAAGGGCTACGCAAGCAAGTGCAGAAGTCCTTTGTTGGACACCATGATATCGTCACTCGTGGCTTGGGTGTGCAGGCACTTGGGCTTCGCCAAAAGAAGTGATCCCACTTATATTATAATTATCACTAAGGTGCCTGGGTTAAAACCCAGGCTCTTTTTATGGGCGATCAATTGGAGTCGGTACAGGTGGCCACGGTGCGGGGTACCGTGTGGGGTCAAACGTAAGAGCATCACCAATACGAATAGCCTTCTGCCCTGTTCTTACAAATACAATAGCACCCTCATGAATAGGATATCCCAGGGTAGAGCGCAGGCCCTTGCGAGGTCCGAAGAAGCCAACCACGTGGCCTTTTACACGTTTATCACCACTTTCGATATAGACTCGATCATTGACCTTTAGGCCCCAAGCTCGGCCCTTATCCAAGTAGGCCCAGGCTCCATAGATGGATGCCACTCTTGGGCTAGATTCTGGGTCTAGTGCCTGCGCTTCTAAGGCTAGCTGAGCTATGAGTTTCTCAGCAGTGACGAGTTCTTGTAGGGGGCGTTTTATATTCCAGGTAACAGCTTCTCCAATCCAGTTTCCGAATACGCTCTCAGAGATTTCCCCATAGGCTTGCCAGCGATCGTCGAGCTTACGCCAGTCCAGATGAATCGTTCGGTTGGCTCGGCTTAGTCTTTGCTGGGGCATCATAATCTTTTTGATGAAGCTAGTGTTCTCCGTCCCGACGAATTGCTGGATAGGGTGCTGTGCAAAAAGTTTCTGGGAAAATGCTACGTTTAAGCAGTGGTCTGCACCTAGGTTACTATCGTTGCTACTCCTCTTGAGCGCCAACTTCAGTTTTAGGGGGGATTTACGGGGTGATCGCTGCAATTCAGGCCACTTATTAATAGCATTATTGATCTGGTTTTTGGTCACGTCTTGGTCGCGATCCAGTAAGCCCTGAATAGGGAAGGTGCTTTGTGCGGAGTAGTTTACAAGCCCAGTGCGTATAGGCCCAGACTGAAGGAAAGTATAGGCTTGATCATCAATGCGACACAGAATCGGCTGCAAAAAAAAGTCAGTGTTTGCCTGATCTCTTGCTTTTCCCTGGACAAAGAGTCGAGCATGGTGCTTCTGGTTGATGGTTAGCTTCAAGCCCTCAACCTCATCAAGCGGCACTCCTTGGTTCAGATATCGATCTCGAATGGCTTGCCAAGATTCCTCTAAAGCGTCTTTCATCCAGAACTGTCGATCGGCATCAATACCAATGACCTTCCAAGGCATGAGATATCCCGTTCCAGCTTGCTGGCCGAAAGCCAGGCTGGTAGAAAGGAATATCAATATGGCGATCGATACAAGCATAGCTCTGTATCGGCCAACGAGTATATAATTTGACAGTCATCCCGCTTGAGAAAGGTGAAGTTTTTTATTCTCTTCGAGAAGAAACTCCAAGTAACTCAGTTCCAAGGGCTTGATCATAATGTGATGAAGGGGGTTTTTAAGGCGCTTCTTAAACTCTCCAGCAACAGTGAGTCGTTGGGTTAGAAATATCACATGGCTCCCGGTACTTATCGCTTTTGTAAGAAGTATAGGGCCTTGGTCTCCATAGTCGTCATCAAGGTCGAAGAGAAGAAGGCTCTTATGATTATGGGCTTTTTGGATCAGCTCCTCGTAGCTACCCTCCATGTCGATAGAGTAGTCCATTGATTCAAACACCTTGCGGTACTTCGCTCGACTGATTTTATTCGACATGACAATGGTCAGGCGATATCGCTTTTCGTGGCTTTGGCTACCATCTTTGGACTTTTCTTGATTATGGACCCAGATCCTAAACATATCTGTTGACGTCAACATACCCACCAAATTAGCGGTCTGAGGCTCCTGACCAGAAAGGACTGGAAAGTGACGGATTCCAAGCTTCTGATGGAGTTTAGCGATATCCTGTTCTAGGTGCTCAACCCGAACAAAACTTACAGGCCGTGTCATCACCGTAATCACTTTAGCCTTGAGCTTGTCTGCCTTGGAGATGAGGGTAAACTTTCTCACAATGTCACGTTCTGTGACAATTCCCACGATTTCATCATGGTCATTGACGACAAGAACACTCGATACCTG
This genomic window contains:
- a CDS encoding endonuclease I family protein — its product is MTIAKIMRLGFKKATTPFTQTSPWLSYPPCLRSLLVLSMFLPSLSSVSLAKSSPLPKDYQQYQSEYQFEDIKSCHSYGDCRSILQEYARLNARFMSYDRAREAMFQEVDVIETSQGSRMVRTVYSLKTVVVPHQGVPKHTLANTEHTFPQSGLKRGSRYWESKADLMHLFPTMSTVNSTRGSLPFADCGGDGDNWRVCSRGFEPPDSHKGVVARAMFYISITYDLKIDYSQEQTLRHWSKNFVVDDEERLRAHRLFQIQGNRNPFIDHPEWVNLVSDF
- the ttcA gene encoding tRNA 2-thiocytidine(32) synthetase TtcA, which gives rise to MQLAEKIRKKIVSGLSDYSMIQPGDRVMVAVSGGKDSSILLMMLHEIQKRSKIPFEIHAVLLDQKQPGFNCERFASWLESLGYQLTVVEEDTYSIVTDKVAEGKAFCGLCSRLRRGILYNYAAEHGFNKIALGHHRDDLIETVLLNMFFNGRISSMPPKLKSDDGRNIVIRPLVYVPEKMLIDYAKELDFPIIPCNLCGSQENLQRAKVKGLLRKLETDNPDIGSSMLKSLQNIRASQLMDRDLWSFDSLS
- a CDS encoding START domain-containing protein gives rise to the protein MFSWALSAVLLIVAGSAQARYNWKANQWEQVKVEDGISVYRKSFEDSNVKGVAGAALIDAPASKIVWVLMDHEHKDDWVDKFRDARTIETPSRLTSIQYAAFSMPFPVSDRDFVYAYEFQYHSNRNMIEVDVKSVEHKSAPEDDSVGVRGEIIMGKYRLYPSKNGKQTYVEVEYLADPKGLLPSWIVNIVQKNWPYKTIKGLRKQVQKSFVGHHDIVTRGLGVQALGLRQKK
- a CDS encoding cyclic nucleotide-binding/CBS domain-containing protein; this encodes MEASSIISPSVIIAHQSDAMEDLVNRMIDDQVSSVLVVNDHDEIVGIVTERDIVRKFTLISKADKLKAKVITVMTRPVSFVRVEHLEQDIAKLHQKLGIRHFPVLSGQEPQTANLVGMLTSTDMFRIWVHNQEKSKDGSQSHEKRYRLTIVMSNKISRAKYRKVFESMDYSIDMEGSYEELIQKAHNHKSLLLFDLDDDYGDQGPILLTKAISTGSHVIFLTQRLTVAGEFKKRLKNPLHHIMIKPLELSYLEFLLEENKKLHLSQAG